The window CGGCGACGAGCTGGAGCGGTACTACGGGTTCGACATGGCGCTGGACCACGCCGCGGAGCTGCTCGGCGTCGCCGTCCGCGACCTCCCGGTCCCCGACGCCGCCGCCGACATGGGGATGTGACAGCGGCTGGCTACGACTATTTATAAATGGAATACGGTGGCGTGCGCCTGCGAGCGCCCGATAGGGCGCGAGCAGACCGCACGAGGGAGCCCGCGGCCGCCGGCGGCGGCCGCGGCGAGGCTGGGGAGGCGTGAGGTGCGGTGCTGTGCGGGGCGGGACTCAAAGGGGCAGTCGCCGGCGGCTCCGCCGCCGGCTGCCAGAGGCGCGAAGCGCCTCGCGGCTGGGGCTTTGGAGGTGTTCTCCGTCGGTCCAGAATCAATTATTTATAAACGAGCGGCTGGGGCTTTGGAGACGTGTATGACTCGTCCACCGTCGACTGTTTATAAATGTAAACCGCAGACAAACGGTTATTCGTTCACTTCGACCGTGATCTCGTCGCGTTCGACGGCGAGCTTGAACGTCGGGACGGTCCGGTAGACGACCTCGACGACGTTCTTGCGTTCGAGGGTCCGGAGCGCGCGCCGCACCTCGTCGACCTCGGGGTCGACGTCGAACGCCTCGCGGACGGCGTTAAGCACGCTGACGACCGACTGCGACCGCTCGTCCGGCCCGGCCACCACCTCGAACACCTGCGCCACCAGCTCCGAGACGCGGATCGTGTCGGGCGCGCCGCCCTTCGCGACCGCGTCGGCCTCGATCCCGGGCTCGACGTCGACGAGGTCGTTCGCCTCGGCCGTCGACCGGATCAGGCTGTCGTCGTCGCGGTAGTAGTACTCCTTGAGGTGGTTCTGCAGGTACTGGTGCACCTCGCTGCCGCTGTCGAGCTCCCACGCGTCCTGCAGCTCGCCGTTCTTCGTCGGCTGGAGGCGAACGATGTCGGCGAGCCGGTTCCGCTCCTCGTCGGTCAGCGCCATACGTCTCCGTTCACCGGGGCGGGTATGGACGTTCCGGATCGCGACCCGGGAGGGAGCCGGCGGTCTTACCGACCGGTTCGCCCGGAATAGAGCGTTTCTGGGCAGTTTGGCCGTTCGGTCCGATTCGAGGGGCCACCCCAGTCCGCCTCAGGAGCTCGACGACTCGTCGTCCGAGCCGCTATCGGCCGTCTCCCCGAACTCGTCGTCGACGCCCCATCGCTCCTCGATCGAGTGGCCCTGGGAGTCGGCGGCATCGATCCCGGGGGCTGACTCGCCGGACTCGCTGGACTCACCGGACTCGCCGTCGGTCGCGGGCGTCTCGGACTCGGCCGCGTCGGCGTCGGTGCCCGAGTCTCCCGTCGATTCGGCGCCCGTCACGCGATCGGCGACGAGCTCCGAGAGCGGGTCGACGGTCACGGTCAGCCGCGCCACGACGAAGACGAGCGGGACGAACGCCGCGATCAGGAACGCGGCGTCGTACGCCCACGCGAAGCCGCCGATCAGGGGGACGACCGCGCCGGCGAGCCCGCGGTGGGCGACCAGCACGGCCGCGAGCACGACGAGCCAGTAGGCCATCGCGCCGGCGTTCTCGACGACGCGCTCCACGTGCGCCGCGGCGTCGGTCCGGTGGAGGGCGGCGCGCGTCAGCGAGGCGACCTTCGGCGCGGCGAACAGGAGGAGGGCCACGACCGCGGCCGTCACCACCGCGCTGGCGACCGCGGCGAAGGTGACCGGCGTCAGCGGGACCAGGCGATCGACGCCCGGTAAGAGCGTGAATAGGTACAACACACCCACCAGCGCGAGCGCCGCGATGGCGACCCGACTGGCGGAGCGAACGGCGTCGCGATCGAACGCGTCCGTCGCCGTCGATTCGGTTTCGGTCATGGTGCGCTCGGGACGAGGGGTGCGAGGCACATAACCGGCCGAGACGCTCAAGGCGGTTTTACGCGGATTAAAAACGAGCGGAACGGCCCTCAGCTGGCGTCTTCGACGGCGCTCGCTGCGCGGATCACCCTCTCCTCGCCGAACTTCGGCCCGACGAGCTGGAGCCCGACCGGGAGCCCCTCGGCCTCGCCGGCGGGCACCGAGATCGCCGGGAGGTTCGCGAGGTTGACCGGGGTCGTGTTCGCGTCCGCGAGGTACATCCGGAGCGGGTCGTCGAGGCTCTCGCCGAGCTCGAAGGGGAGCACCGGCATCGTCGGCGACGCGATCACGTCGACGTCCGCGAACGCCGCCTCGAAGTCCTGCCGGACCCACGCGCGGGCGTCCTGCGCCTTCTCGTAGTACTTGTCGTGGTAGCCAGCCGAGAGCGCGTACGTCCCGAGCAGGATCCGGCGTTTGACCTCCGCGCCGAACCCCTCCTCGCGCGTCTCCGCGAACGACTCGTTCCAGTTGCCGTCCGACTCGGCGCGGTTCCCGTACCGGACGCCGTCGAACCGCGCGAGATTCGAGGAGGCCTCCGCCATGGCGATCACGTAGTACGCCTGCACCGCGTGCTCGACCGACGGCAGCGAGATCTCCGTCGTCTCCGCCCCCTGATCCTCCAGGTCCGCGATCGCGGCCTCGACCGTCTCGACGACGCGCTCGTCGGCACCGTCGAACAGCTCCGTCGGGACTCCGACGGTGAGCCCGTCGACGTCGCCGTCGGCGGCCGCGGCGTAGCTCGCGTCGGGGTCGGCGCCCTCGACCTCGCTCAGGTCGCGGGTGGTCCCGTCGTGCGGGTCCGGGCCCGCGATGGCGTCGAGCGCGGCGGCCGCCTCCTCGACGGTGCCCGCGATCGGCCCGATCTGCTCTAAGGAGTTCGCGTACGCGACGAGGCCGTACCGCGAGACGAGCCCGTACGTCGGCTTGATGCCGACGACGCCGCAGAACGCCGCCGGACAGCGCACCGACCCGCCCGTGTCCGAGCCGAGCGCGAGGTCGGCCTCGCCCGCGGCGACCGCGGCCGCCGAGCCGCCGGAGGAGCCGCCCGGGACGCGCTCTGGGTCGACCGGGTTCCGAGTCGGCCCGAACGCCGAGGTCTCCGTCGTCGTCCCCATCCCGAACTCGTCCATGTTCGCCTTCCCGATGACCGTCGCGCCCGCCTCCGTGAGCCGGTCGACGACCGTCGCGGAGTAGGGCGGGACGTAGTCGGCGAGCATCTCGGAGCCGCAGGTCGTCCGGATCCCCTCGGTGGAGAT is drawn from Halorubrum sp. CBA1229 and contains these coding sequences:
- the gatA gene encoding Asp-tRNA(Asn)/Glu-tRNA(Gln) amidotransferase subunit GatA — protein: MAADHNAFITEATIEGDADAEGPLAGATVAVKDNISTEGIRTTCGSEMLADYVPPYSATVVDRLTEAGATVIGKANMDEFGMGTTTETSAFGPTRNPVDPERVPGGSSGGSAAAVAAGEADLALGSDTGGSVRCPAAFCGVVGIKPTYGLVSRYGLVAYANSLEQIGPIAGTVEEAAAALDAIAGPDPHDGTTRDLSEVEGADPDASYAAAADGDVDGLTVGVPTELFDGADERVVETVEAAIADLEDQGAETTEISLPSVEHAVQAYYVIAMAEASSNLARFDGVRYGNRAESDGNWNESFAETREEGFGAEVKRRILLGTYALSAGYHDKYYEKAQDARAWVRQDFEAAFADVDVIASPTMPVLPFELGESLDDPLRMYLADANTTPVNLANLPAISVPAGEAEGLPVGLQLVGPKFGEERVIRAASAVEDAS
- a CDS encoding DUF5797 family protein, which encodes MALTDEERNRLADIVRLQPTKNGELQDAWELDSGSEVHQYLQNHLKEYYYRDDDSLIRSTAEANDLVDVEPGIEADAVAKGGAPDTIRVSELVAQVFEVVAGPDERSQSVVSVLNAVREAFDVDPEVDEVRRALRTLERKNVVEVVYRTVPTFKLAVERDEITVEVNE